The Moraxella haemolytica genome window below encodes:
- a CDS encoding cytochrome b: MSNIHDATNTNSTQKYALLVRVFHWIGALLILMAFIAINQGDEFVGLHKSIGASFLLWTILRILTRFVTTAPSPVSAPAWQKTIAHLTHVALYVVMLAMPISGVLMSMYGGRGVSVFGLFDLPTIVSISPSMAKLMNLWHTQLIWLVMWLLIVMHIGAALYHQFVIKDGLLNRMR; encoded by the coding sequence ATGAGCAATATCCATGATGCCACCAACACTAATTCTACCCAAAAATATGCGTTATTGGTGCGTGTTTTTCACTGGATTGGGGCGTTGCTTATTTTGATGGCTTTTATTGCCATCAATCAAGGTGATGAGTTTGTGGGGTTACATAAATCTATCGGTGCAAGTTTTCTATTATGGACGATATTGCGTATCTTGACACGCTTTGTTACTACAGCACCTTCGCCTGTATCTGCCCCTGCTTGGCAAAAGACCATCGCTCATTTGACTCATGTGGCACTCTATGTGGTCATGCTTGCCATGCCGATAAGTGGTGTTTTGATGTCTATGTATGGTGGTCGTGGCGTGAGTGTGTTTGGTCTGTTTGATTTGCCAACCATCGTGTCAATCAGCCCAAGCATGGCAAAGCTGATGAACTTATGGCATACCCAATTGATTTGGTTGGTGATGTGGTTGCTTATCGTCATGCACATCGGAGCGGCATTGTATCATCAGTTTGTGATCAAAGATGGCTTGCTTAATAGAATGCGTTGA
- a CDS encoding efflux RND transporter periplasmic adaptor subunit, protein MRTAVMLGFLFSISCLLVACQQPQTQDTTQPHEQDDSAIKYQDHKLQLDINSTPVRYADNKVILSKIHLSSIKPARYQPSFTLQGIITPLKSSTLYSPTDATIKQWFIKIGDTVKKGSVLGVLTPTQNTTATPTDNLDNDELVEMPPNIPEISLIAPFDGVVASMTTNPLGIINPTTPLITINDVSEYKLVSRLPAHLKQHIAIGDTVELGIDGQGFSGQVKHLIKPSDLNAIDVHIKILPQDIIWSKLPSDQLAKAVIEYGQIEVGALLPDFAIVDEYAKPLDLDRLHQPPYKPQAPIIAHAWVIKQDATLHFAKIHVIEYQPNTRRFLVSGITEDSLVVLTHLPKQVAGKQVRVE, encoded by the coding sequence ATGCGTACTGCCGTCATGCTTGGGTTTTTATTTAGTATTTCTTGCCTGCTTGTGGCGTGTCAGCAGCCACAGACGCAAGATACCACCCAACCACACGAGCAAGACGACTCTGCCATCAAATATCAAGATCATAAATTACAACTAGACATCAATAGCACCCCTGTGCGATACGCAGACAACAAGGTCATATTATCCAAAATACACCTAAGTTCTATCAAGCCTGCACGCTATCAGCCAAGTTTTACCCTACAAGGCATCATCACCCCTTTAAAAAGCAGTACTTTATACAGTCCAACAGATGCCACCATCAAGCAATGGTTTATCAAAATAGGCGATACGGTTAAAAAAGGTTCGGTGCTTGGTGTACTAACACCCACCCAAAACACAACAGCCACGCCAACAGACAATCTGGACAACGATGAACTGGTAGAGATGCCACCAAATATCCCAGAGATATCGCTTATCGCCCCTTTTGATGGCGTAGTTGCTAGCATGACTACAAATCCCCTAGGCATCATCAACCCCACCACTCCGCTCATCACCATCAACGATGTCTCTGAGTATAAGCTAGTCAGTCGCCTGCCAGCTCATCTAAAACAGCACATTGCTATCGGCGATACGGTTGAGCTTGGTATCGATGGACAAGGATTTAGCGGACAAGTTAAACATCTCATCAAGCCCAGCGATCTTAACGCCATTGATGTGCATATCAAAATCTTGCCACAAGACATCATTTGGTCTAAGCTACCATCAGATCAGCTTGCCAAAGCAGTAATAGAATATGGGCAAATAGAAGTTGGTGCATTACTGCCTGATTTTGCCATCGTTGATGAATACGCCAAGCCACTTGATTTGGACAGGCTACACCAACCACCCTATAAACCACAAGCCCCTATTATCGCTCATGCGTGGGTAATCAAACAAGACGCCACACTACATTTTGCCAAAATCCATGTCATTGAATATCAACCAAATACACGACGGTTTTTGGTATCAGGTATTACCGAAGACAGTTTGGTTGTCTTAACGCATTTACCAAAACAGGTAGCCGGTAAACAGGTCAGAGTCGAGTGA
- a CDS encoding response regulator transcription factor, whose translation MNKQILLIEDDPDLAELITDYLSMNYYEVHHAATGQAGLDLLDAKERDISLIVLDLMLPDMDGMQVCQRVRGAKNPQINKVPIVMLTAKGDTTDRVLGLEMGADDYISKPFEPRELLARIRAVLRRHETPNQADLHSGSLTFGRLTVFPDSHEVTIDDKIVRLTTHQFQLLHYFATHAGKVLNREQLWQAMPNDDSSENIDRAIDVHISRLRALIEDNPRQPKRIITVRGVGYQFATDQL comes from the coding sequence ATGAATAAACAAATCCTACTTATCGAAGATGATCCAGATTTGGCAGAACTCATCACCGATTATCTGTCAATGAATTACTATGAAGTGCATCATGCCGCCACAGGTCAAGCAGGTCTTGACCTATTAGATGCAAAAGAAAGAGACATTAGCCTAATCGTGCTTGATCTTATGCTCCCTGACATGGACGGCATGCAAGTATGCCAGAGGGTGCGTGGAGCAAAAAATCCACAAATAAATAAAGTTCCGATTGTCATGCTGACCGCCAAAGGCGACACCACCGATCGTGTGCTAGGTCTTGAAATGGGTGCAGATGATTACATCTCAAAGCCTTTTGAGCCAAGAGAGCTACTTGCTCGCATTCGTGCGGTATTGCGTCGCCACGAAACCCCAAACCAAGCCGACCTACATTCTGGTAGTTTAACTTTTGGGCGATTGACCGTATTTCCTGACAGCCACGAAGTTACCATTGATGATAAGATTGTCCGCTTAACCACGCATCAATTCCAACTACTGCACTATTTTGCCACCCATGCAGGCAAGGTGCTAAATCGTGAGCAGTTATGGCAAGCCATGCCAAATGACGACAGTTCAGAGAATATTGACCGTGCTATTGATGTGCATATCTCTCGGTTGCGTGCGTTGATTGAAGACAATCCACGCCAACCAAAACGCATCATTACCGTGCGTGGTGTTGGCTATCAGTTCGCCACCGACCAATTATAA
- a CDS encoding sensor histidine kinase, with product MKHHSFGLNSLFTQLFISVFLAIIAFAIAMVFLAQLVHNNSDTVRAKAVAEQILAQVDPLITQAEALNKENELLKSRFILAVVKRSFDIFDESLNAKIGLYSPTGELILQTEDSTLPVRLINDRDWLDAIIPGVFSPTHHHVILDNSAGYHLWYESRIPPKEKSGSAALNLFTGTLLLILIMSAVLWWIARNITWRINHMSQQMVKLGDGDFSVRVSEQGNDEIASLAYGFNQSAQKIEQLINANNLLLAHASHEFRTPITRIRLQIEMMDMLVAKLDDDTKSKFDKRAAAINRDLTGLNELVESILLVSRLDAGHALEATDQIDLYELVKSECQHYSEVSLFAESVIITAQPKLLTHLVRNLLNNAMIHGVPPIEVYLYNSIDLSCAAQIPNNLAKTPLSQLDDDAPKKSKKSLLRFTRQKDNAPKEPVYAVLAFIDQGEGIPKGKREDIFSPFVRLKQEKKGSGLGLSLVSQIVEAHAGKITTDTWQGKTRFLVTLPLKGKSTLKDSSNRD from the coding sequence ATGAAACATCATTCTTTTGGTTTAAATTCATTATTTACTCAGCTATTCATTAGTGTATTTTTGGCAATCATTGCCTTTGCCATCGCCATGGTATTTCTTGCTCAGTTGGTACACAATAACTCCGATACCGTGCGTGCTAAAGCTGTCGCTGAACAAATCTTGGCACAAGTTGACCCCCTTATCACTCAAGCAGAAGCCCTAAATAAAGAAAACGAACTTTTAAAATCGCGCTTTATCTTGGCGGTGGTCAAACGCAGTTTTGATATTTTTGATGAAAGTCTAAACGCCAAAATTGGTCTGTACTCACCTACAGGCGAGCTGATACTACAAACCGAAGACAGCACACTACCAGTCAGGCTTATCAATGATCGAGATTGGCTAGATGCCATCATTCCTGGTGTATTCTCACCCACTCATCATCATGTGATACTAGATAATAGTGCAGGCTATCATCTATGGTATGAAAGTCGCATTCCACCCAAAGAAAAGTCTGGTTCTGCAGCACTAAACTTATTCACAGGCACACTGCTTCTTATACTCATCATGTCAGCGGTGCTATGGTGGATTGCTCGCAACATTACTTGGCGTATCAACCACATGAGTCAGCAGATGGTCAAACTTGGCGATGGGGATTTTAGCGTGCGAGTCAGCGAACAAGGCAATGACGAAATCGCTTCTCTTGCTTATGGTTTTAACCAATCTGCCCAAAAAATTGAACAACTCATCAACGCCAACAACCTACTACTGGCACACGCATCGCACGAGTTTCGCACGCCCATCACTCGCATACGCTTACAAATTGAGATGATGGATATGCTCGTTGCCAAACTTGATGACGACACCAAATCCAAGTTTGACAAGCGTGCCGCTGCCATTAACCGTGATTTGACAGGACTTAATGAATTGGTTGAGAGCATTTTATTGGTAAGTCGTTTAGATGCAGGCCATGCTCTAGAAGCAACCGACCAAATTGACCTATATGAGCTTGTCAAGAGCGAGTGCCAACATTATTCAGAAGTATCGCTATTTGCCGAATCGGTCATCATAACAGCACAGCCCAAACTTCTTACACATCTTGTGAGAAATCTACTAAACAATGCCATGATTCATGGCGTACCACCCATTGAAGTGTATCTATATAACAGCATTGATTTATCCTGTGCTGCCCAAATCCCAAATAATTTGGCAAAAACCCCTTTAAGTCAGCTTGATGACGATGCACCAAAAAAATCTAAAAAATCCCTGCTGCGTTTTACTCGTCAAAAAGACAACGCACCCAAAGAGCCTGTCTATGCTGTACTTGCCTTTATTGACCAAGGCGAAGGCATTCCAAAGGGCAAGCGAGAGGATATTTTTAGCCCCTTTGTTCGCCTAAAACAAGAGAAAAAAGGCTCAGGACTGGGGTTGTCTTTGGTATCGCAAATCGTTGAAGCTCATGCAGGTAAAATCACCACCGATACTTGGCAGGGTAAAACTCGTTTTTTGGTAACATTACCCTTAAAAGGTAAAAGCACCCTTAAAGATAGCTCTAATCGAGACTAA
- a CDS encoding carboxy terminal-processing peptidase yields MKQQFLWSGMAAAVVGVMLAQSVSAVAADADKEGFEPSIEQKVTARQVSFLLDRFHYLKQPLNKEMSKHILETYFDSLDASRTLLLQSDVDEFMAKYGDTFAERLKRGDLTAGIEIFERYRTRANEYYDFAKTALNKEIDLYTDQSIVLDREEAPRFKSKDEQLQYWQNQTAYALISIILNQEDDKAKDDAFIKNPELSRGQDLVKGENRTPNEILLNRIDRQKKQLARLKNDEIMEGILNSAMMAYDPHSNYYAPVQANEIQIQSNLQLEGIGVSIRPDRKNPDYIRIVTLVDGGPAQKTGQVRPNDLILGVAQDGEEMIDTIGFSTREIVALIRGAKGTSVTIRVKQPNAPDSSVRNVTIVRDVIKQEESGVHHRVVEVPYQGGIKRVGVLEIPSFYLNFTARRSGAGEDEYRSVSLDTEKAIKALNAQNIDGMVVDLRNNPGGSLDEVAKMIGLFIKEGPVVQIRDNQGNVQVYADKDGGKQLYAGDMSVLINLGSASASEIFSAAIQDYGRGLVIGSTTTGKGSAQTRHDDLALGSASITQRKFYRINGGSTQNKGVEPDIELVNIYEGIEFGEREYKNPLEWDTIPTTNYTAEGKYSKALIEQLAAASKVRQAKDPQFVYLSELNAIRALDDRKKPVDVNIDKRRAKDKEIENRTLNAANVRKQAMGEAPYTDWATYQASVDALAEERGAMKENERPKLPEDEAYVIEAARLMFDAKN; encoded by the coding sequence ATGAAGCAACAATTTTTATGGTCAGGTATGGCTGCAGCTGTGGTGGGTGTCATGCTGGCTCAGTCGGTCAGTGCGGTGGCAGCTGATGCTGATAAAGAAGGCTTTGAGCCAAGCATTGAACAAAAAGTTACCGCACGACAAGTCTCGTTTTTGCTTGACCGTTTTCATTATCTAAAACAGCCTCTTAATAAAGAGATGAGCAAACACATCCTTGAAACCTATTTTGATAGTCTAGATGCATCACGCACGCTACTATTGCAGTCGGATGTAGATGAATTTATGGCAAAGTATGGCGATACTTTTGCTGAGCGTCTAAAACGAGGGGATTTGACGGCAGGGATTGAGATTTTTGAGCGTTATCGCACTCGTGCCAATGAATATTATGATTTTGCTAAAACTGCTTTAAATAAAGAGATTGACCTTTATACCGACCAGAGCATCGTGCTTGACCGTGAAGAAGCACCTAGATTTAAAAGTAAAGATGAGCAATTACAATATTGGCAAAATCAGACAGCGTACGCCTTAATTAGCATTATTTTAAATCAAGAAGATGATAAAGCAAAAGATGATGCCTTTATTAAAAACCCTGAGTTATCTCGTGGGCAGGATTTGGTTAAGGGTGAAAATCGCACACCTAATGAGATTTTGCTAAACCGTATTGACCGTCAAAAAAAGCAACTGGCTCGTCTAAAAAATGATGAGATCATGGAGGGTATCTTAAATTCCGCCATGATGGCATATGATCCGCATAGCAACTATTATGCCCCTGTTCAGGCGAATGAAATACAGATTCAATCAAATCTGCAACTAGAAGGTATTGGTGTGTCCATCCGCCCTGACCGCAAAAACCCTGATTATATACGTATTGTTACTTTGGTTGATGGTGGACCAGCCCAAAAGACAGGTCAGGTGCGTCCTAATGATCTGATTTTAGGCGTGGCTCAAGATGGCGAAGAGATGATTGATACCATTGGTTTTAGCACTCGTGAAATCGTGGCGTTAATCCGTGGGGCGAAGGGTACATCTGTTACCATTCGTGTCAAACAGCCTAATGCCCCAGATAGCTCGGTACGCAATGTTACCATCGTGCGTGATGTCATCAAACAAGAAGAATCAGGCGTGCATCATCGGGTGGTGGAAGTGCCTTATCAGGGTGGTATTAAGCGTGTGGGTGTGCTAGAGATTCCTAGCTTTTACCTAAATTTCACTGCACGCCGTAGTGGAGCGGGGGAAGATGAATACCGCTCTGTCAGCCTTGACACCGAAAAAGCGATTAAGGCGTTAAATGCACAAAACATCGATGGCATGGTGGTTGATTTGCGCAACAACCCAGGTGGTTCGCTTGATGAGGTGGCGAAAATGATTGGGCTATTCATCAAAGAAGGTCCAGTGGTGCAAATTCGTGATAATCAAGGCAATGTGCAAGTCTATGCTGATAAAGATGGCGGTAAACAGCTTTATGCTGGCGATATGTCGGTGCTGATTAATTTGGGTTCAGCGTCAGCATCCGAGATTTTCTCGGCAGCGATTCAAGATTATGGGCGTGGGCTTGTCATTGGTAGTACCACGACAGGCAAGGGTTCGGCACAGACACGGCATGATGATTTGGCTTTGGGTTCTGCTTCTATCACACAGCGTAAATTTTACCGCATCAATGGTGGCAGTACCCAAAATAAAGGCGTTGAGCCAGATATTGAGTTGGTTAATATCTACGAAGGCATCGAATTTGGTGAGCGAGAATATAAAAATCCACTGGAATGGGACACAATTCCTACCACCAACTACACCGCTGAAGGTAAATATAGCAAAGCACTCATTGAGCAATTAGCGGCAGCGTCTAAAGTGCGTCAAGCCAAAGACCCTCAGTTTGTTTATCTAAGCGAGCTTAACGCCATTCGCGCTCTTGACGATCGCAAAAAGCCAGTTGATGTCAATATTGATAAACGCCGTGCCAAAGACAAAGAGATAGAAAACCGCACTTTAAATGCTGCAAATGTTCGAAAGCAAGCAATGGGAGAAGCTCCTTATACTGATTGGGCAACCTATCAGGCAAGCGTGGATGCACTGGCTGAAGAGCGTGGGGCAATGAAAGAAAATGAACGACCAAAACTCCCTGAAGATGAGGCATATGTTATCGAGGCGGCTCGCCTGATGTTTGATGCTAAAAACTAA
- the nagZ gene encoding beta-N-acetylhexosaminidase, with protein sequence MATGIIMADIDGLTLTDEDKAFLAHDALGGVILFKRNVADPTQVRALTDGMRAVNPNLIIAADQEGGRVARFKDGFTPLPAMGRLGDVYDKNQELALSLAYDAGYLMACEVLAVGVDISFAPVLDINGCSLVIGDRAFHANPQVVTVLSSRFIDGMNDAGMKATGKHFPGHGSIAPDSHISDAVDTRCFDEIWACDLVSFRNNLAQLCALMPAHVIFSQIDDKPASFSKVWLQHILREKLGYDGVLFSDDLSMKAAHVAGDVTMRVKSAIEAGCDMALVCNSRDDALRAVEFAKSMPDVPNRFTRMKSAIPVWQTDLVSTCRLAFDGYERAKANIHQAFFAGETIHANKDNNDPTNYTTSTSTNHSDKASFT encoded by the coding sequence ATGGCAACTGGCATCATCATGGCAGACATTGATGGCTTAACCTTAACCGATGAAGATAAAGCATTTTTGGCACATGACGCATTAGGTGGTGTGATTTTATTTAAGCGTAATGTAGCAGACCCTACCCAAGTGCGAGCATTGACTGACGGTATGCGAGCGGTCAATCCCAATCTTATTATTGCAGCCGACCAAGAAGGTGGGCGAGTAGCACGCTTTAAAGATGGCTTTACGCCCTTGCCTGCGATGGGGCGATTGGGAGATGTTTATGATAAAAATCAAGAGCTTGCTCTATCGCTTGCGTATGACGCAGGGTATCTTATGGCGTGTGAGGTATTGGCGGTAGGCGTAGATATTAGCTTTGCTCCTGTGCTTGATATCAATGGGTGCAGTCTTGTGATTGGCGACCGTGCCTTTCATGCCAACCCCCAAGTCGTTACCGTTCTATCCTCACGCTTTATAGATGGCATGAATGATGCTGGCATGAAAGCCACTGGTAAGCACTTTCCAGGTCATGGCTCCATCGCCCCTGACTCGCATATCTCAGATGCCGTAGATACTCGCTGTTTTGATGAGATTTGGGCATGCGACTTGGTGAGTTTTCGCAATAATTTAGCACAACTTTGTGCTCTCATGCCTGCCCATGTGATTTTTAGTCAAATTGATGATAAGCCAGCAAGCTTTTCAAAAGTATGGCTACAACATATTTTAAGAGAAAAACTTGGTTACGATGGCGTCTTGTTTTCAGATGATTTGTCCATGAAAGCTGCTCATGTTGCAGGAGATGTTACCATGCGTGTCAAATCTGCAATAGAAGCAGGGTGCGACATGGCACTTGTGTGTAACAGTCGTGATGATGCCTTGCGTGCAGTGGAATTCGCCAAAAGTATGCCCGATGTACCCAACCGCTTTACTCGCATGAAAAGTGCGATTCCTGTTTGGCAAACAGATTTGGTCAGTACCTGCCGTCTTGCCTTTGATGGTTATGAGCGTGCCAAAGCCAATATTCATCAAGCCTTCTTTGCTGGTGAAACGATTCACGCCAACAAAGACAATAACGACCCCACCAACTACACCACATCAACCAGCACCAACCACTCAGACAAGGCTTCATTCACATAA
- a CDS encoding manganese-dependent inorganic pyrophosphatase, whose protein sequence is MHHIFGHTSPDTDAFASAFALAYYLNAQHINATAYRLGQPNLETRFVLDYLFTNFQAEMDGLPNELLPYLDPSQPLDTLNKGDKIGLTDHNEQAQSIANLSDFDIRYVIDHHKLNLSTPTPAEIHIRPVGCTCTILYEMFVMRGIDITPMLCMLMLSAIISDTLNLSSPTTTDDDRHALHHLMNIANLSIKDKDDYAQKMFTAKSNLSWLSAHEILLMDYKEYDIGGQTWGIAGIETLDPKQIFHRLNELSDSAKQLTKEKRLDYLMIAIVDIKNKISHLYAHDPVQNTIISQAFHTTPHDGLFTLTGIISRKKQLVPTLKHHLEKSIS, encoded by the coding sequence ATGCATCATATCTTTGGACACACAAGCCCCGATACAGACGCCTTTGCATCCGCCTTTGCTTTGGCATACTATCTAAATGCACAGCACATCAATGCCACCGCATACCGATTGGGTCAACCCAACCTTGAGACACGCTTTGTGCTTGACTACCTATTTACCAATTTTCAAGCAGAGATGGACGGTCTGCCCAATGAACTACTTCCCTACCTTGACCCCAGTCAGCCCTTAGATACACTGAATAAAGGTGATAAGATTGGTCTAACCGACCACAACGAGCAAGCCCAATCCATCGCCAATTTGTCTGATTTTGACATTCGTTATGTGATTGATCACCATAAGTTAAATCTCAGCACGCCCACACCTGCTGAGATTCACATTCGCCCTGTAGGCTGTACTTGCACAATCCTATATGAAATGTTCGTCATGAGAGGTATTGATATCACACCCATGCTCTGTATGCTGATGCTCTCTGCCATCATCTCAGATACACTCAATCTTAGCAGTCCTACCACCACTGATGACGACAGGCACGCTCTGCACCACTTGATGAACATTGCCAATCTTAGCATAAAAGACAAAGATGATTATGCCCAAAAAATGTTCACCGCAAAAAGCAACCTATCTTGGTTAAGTGCTCATGAGATTTTACTGATGGACTATAAAGAGTATGATATCGGTGGTCAGACATGGGGGATTGCCGGCATTGAGACGCTAGACCCCAAGCAGATATTTCATCGCTTAAACGAGCTAAGCGATAGTGCCAAGCAATTAACCAAAGAAAAACGACTTGACTATCTTATGATTGCCATCGTGGACATCAAAAATAAAATCAGCCATCTTTATGCTCATGACCCAGTCCAAAACACCATCATTAGCCAAGCCTTTCACACCACACCACATGACGGACTATTCACCTTGACAGGCATCATCAGCCGTAAAAAACAGCTAGTACCGACACTAAAGCATCATCTTGAAAAGTCAATCAGTTAA
- the leuE gene encoding leucine efflux protein LeuE, with protein MFGIDNLITYLVGVIVIITLPGPNSLYCLSVSASQGRQAGVMVMAGILLGDAMLILATVFGAGTLLKLYPSVFDGIKLIGGSYLAYLGIRLIIEAHQTFKNRHLIANKRFTPPKTDKQNYFYRSLSLSLTNPKAILFFLSFFVQFVRPDYNKPFLSFFILALILQFISFLYLTLLIFSGKKLAESFGSRPIIMTMAMLVVGLLFIGFGVNLWLAKL; from the coding sequence ATGTTCGGCATTGACAACCTAATTACCTATCTTGTTGGCGTGATTGTCATCATCACCTTACCTGGTCCTAATAGCCTATATTGTCTGTCAGTATCAGCAAGTCAAGGCAGGCAAGCAGGGGTTATGGTGATGGCAGGGATTTTGCTTGGAGACGCCATGCTCATCCTAGCAACCGTATTTGGGGCAGGCACCTTATTAAAACTTTATCCAAGTGTTTTTGATGGCATCAAGCTGATTGGTGGTAGCTATCTGGCGTATCTGGGCATACGGCTAATCATTGAAGCACACCAGACTTTTAAAAATCGTCATCTTATCGCCAATAAGCGTTTTACCCCACCCAAAACAGACAAACAAAATTATTTTTACCGCTCTTTGTCCTTGAGTCTGACCAATCCAAAAGCGATTTTGTTTTTTTTATCGTTTTTTGTGCAATTTGTCCGCCCTGATTATAATAAGCCGTTTTTGAGCTTTTTTATTTTGGCGTTGATTTTGCAATTCATCAGCTTCTTATATTTAACCCTATTGATTTTTAGTGGTAAAAAATTAGCAGAGAGCTTTGGTTCTCGTCCGATAATCATGACCATGGCAATGCTTGTGGTGGGCTTGTTGTTCATTGGGTTTGGGGTAAACTTATGGCTTGCCAAGTTATAA